The genome window atttatcatcattaaaAAATCGCCGGGATTGTGAGtttttactaaataaataagtatTTGCATGAATGAATGGCCATTAAACAGCATTGTTTGTACAAATGCCACTCAGTTTGCCTTCTAGATATGCATCCTTCCAAAGCACCTTTTGAGACAAATAAAACACTGTCTGCTATGTGTGGAGCACCTGTAGATTCATACTGGATGGTTGATACAGCTACTTTACAGGTCATAGACCGACCAATTAGGGGTGTGCAGCTGTGAGATCCACACGTGCTGAATGGGATTCAGCTAATTAGGCAGAGGGAGGAGTCACTTCCTTTGTCTGCTTCAGTGGTCATGCTTAAGAAAGCTGCATAGAAAACGGTCTGTTTGCAACAATGGGGTCCAGGCAGCTTATTGTGTGTGGCATCGTGCTTGCATGCGTCAGGCTTAGTGATGCTCGATTCCTCAGTATGACAGTGCCAACTTACTGGGGCATCGAGGCGCAGAAGCCTGCAGAGGTGGAAGCCGAGCCAGCAGCAGAACCTGAGAGAGAGCACTCCAGAGAGTCTGCTCAACAAGCTGGCAGGCTCCAGGCGAAGCAGAGCCAGCCAGAAGTCGAACCACTTTCCTGGAAGTATCCAGAAGATCCAGTGGATCCAATGAACAAGCTTCCTGTCAAGTTTGAACTGCGGCAGCCAGTGACAACCAACCGTGTTGCTGTAAGGTGTGGGGAAAGTAGGATCCATGTGGAAGTGAGTCAGGACCTGCTGGGCCTCGGTAAGCTGATAAAGCCGGAGGAAATCACACTTGGTGGTTGTTCAGCCACTGAGATCGACAACTTGTCTCATGTGCTGATCTTTGAATGTGAGCTGCACGGCTGTGGCAGCACACTAGTGGTATGAGGCTTTTATTCATACAATGCATCGATTACACTTTTAGTCAAGTACTGTCaatcagatttttaaacagTTGTTCTCTTTTCCTTAGGTTACAAAGAATGCCTTCTATTATGCCTTTGCACTGGTCTACAACCCCAAAGTGTCTGGCAGAAGTAACATCATGAGGCGCCAGCGTGTTGTCATTGGTGTGGAGTGCCACTACCTGGGGTGAATTGAAACCTGTATCAGCCTGCAAAGACCCACTTCAGTTTACTGTGGGACAGGGAAGACACCAGCTTTATGTGTAATAGCAAACGACAATAAAAGTTTTAACGTCTCAACACACTGGTTCTACCTTAACCTAGGCCCTAACCCCAAGAGACCCCAGGGAGACACAAACTTTGACACAAGACTGAATTTCCAAATCTGGTCACAGAATTGTGCACTAGACGACTGTGTTGTGAAATATCAGGCCATATCATGCTGGAATGATATATACAAAAGCAATTACATTTACACTCTTTAACTTACTTTGTACCATAGAGAAACAATGGGAGGGTTTGCCTTGTGTCGATAACTATTGAAAATAACACTCTTGCCATGCAATCATTAATGGCCAAATAGAAATGGCTTTACTAgatcacaaaatatttctgGTGTTAAGGTTACCAAGCATTTCTTCAAATTGCTGTTATCATTTCCATCACACTCCAGCAGCTTCTGGAACTTGTAGGAGAGACTTgttgtgtcccaaatccatacttCACACTAATTCATAGCAGATAGTCTGTTCAGGTTGTATTTCATTAcctatttgtcatatttttaatCTATGTTTAAAGGAGGGTGTGTGCCCCACAGCCTGGAAGGCTGCAAACGTTATTTCTTTACCCAAAACCAAAGGGAAACTTTTACAGGTAATAGCCGCCCTATCAGCATTCTTCCTGTACTTAGAAAGTTAATGGAGAGAGTGTTTGGTCAGGTTTTAACACTGTGTTTTTCCTGTGAACAAACTACACTCAGAATTCCAACATGCCTATAAAGAGGGGCATACTAGTATCTATATCTACTGGTACAGCTTTAATGCAGATGACCGGTCAGTGGTTGAGTGATGTAGACAGGAACAGACTGGTTGAACTGTGAGTTCAGTGCATTTGATTTAATAGACCATAAAATACTCTTAATGAAACTTACTGCTTACGGTTTCAAATTTTCTGCCCTTGATTGGATGAGAAGCTACCTGACTGGTAGAATGCAAAATGTCTTCTTTAACGGTAGTTTTCCTGAATcttaaaacctaacatggcagcagcggatggccgcccaccactgagcctggttctgtccaaggtttctgcctcttaaaggaagtttttccttgccactgtcgccaagtgcttgctcatggtgggatttgttgggtctctgtaaataatattataaagagtacggtctagacctgctctataggaaaagtgcaacgagataacttctgttatgaattggggctatataaataaaattgaattgaattgactcAAGGATGGTACAGTATGGTGTCTCCTGCCGGAGTTAATTAGGACCGTTGCTTTTCTCTATATTTATTAATGATATGCcacttgttttaaataaagccAATTTAACTATGTTTGTTAACAATGCCACTGTGGATACATAGTCAACTAATGTTGATGATTTAAATACACTGATGAATGAgctaaattagatttttaaattgGGTAGACAAAAACTAATTATAAATGTGTCCAAGACTAAAAGCATGGTTTTTGGCTCAAGCTACGCACTAAGGAGAGAGAATCTATTATGTCTCTCAACCTAGGGTGCCTCTATAGAACACATCGGTGAGGCTAAACTCTTGGGGGTCACACTTGATGAGCAACTGTCCTGGTGAAGTCACATAAATAGAATAGCTGCAAAAATGGGATGAGGGGTGTCTGTTAAAAGAAGGGGTTCATGTTTTAGTCCAAGTTGCACCTTGCAGGTAATCCAAGCCATAGTGTTGTCTCATCTTGATTACAGCTCAGTAATTTGGTCAGGTGCTGCCAAGAACGTGCAGAACAGAGCAGCACGATTAGCACTCCGCTGTTCAATTAGAGCAAGTGTAGATATAATGCACGCTGCTCTCACATGCTAGAAGGTTAATAGGTGTAGATATAGTTTACTAACTTTGTTAAGAAATATAATAGTTTTGAAACAACCATAGTGTTGGTGGACAGCTGTGTCGCTATCATGAGACCAGACTCCACTTCTGAACCAAGACATACTCTAATAAAGAGCCATGGGGAAGACACACATTAAGATAAGTCCTGTTTCTTGGGATGTTAATGTTCAGCACTTCAATTCACAGGTGTCTGGGTGAGAGACACATGAGTTCCAGGTCCAGGTTCATGCTTTAGTCTCAGCCTGATAAGCTCCACTTTCAGTTGCAGGTCCTCAGCTTTCATCTGCTGATGATGGTCTTCAATGATTTTCAAGATGTCAGCAGTAAGTCacatattatttattctttgtatCTGGTACCAACTGAATCTGTCTGTCCTTTAGAGGAGCGGTGGCAAGCTCAAGTGAGCCTGGGCCCCATTGTTGTTGACCAAGAacctttacattttttgtcaaataataaaagtgttttttaaaaggagCTGTTTGAAGTGGTGCTCTGATGGGTAAAATGGTATGTTGAAGTAAAATAACatcaaaagtgatttttttttctcataaccAAAACCAAATGTGTGATGGTTTCTCTTTGGTAATCAACAAGAGTGATGGTGTAAGAAATGAGGTTGCAAGA of Siniperca chuatsi isolate FFG_IHB_CAS linkage group LG7, ASM2008510v1, whole genome shotgun sequence contains these proteins:
- the LOC122878956 gene encoding zona pellucida sperm-binding protein 3-like, encoding MGSRQLIVCGIVLACVRLSDARFLSMTVPTYWGIEAQKPAEVEAEPAAEPEREHSRESAQQAGRLQAKQSQPEVEPLSWKYPEDPVDPMNKLPVKFELRQPVTTNRVAVRCGESRIHVEVSQDLLGLGKLIKPEEITLGGCSATEIDNLSHVLIFECELHGCGSTLVVTKNAFYYAFALVYNPKVSGRSNIMRRQRVVIGVECHYLG